ACAAGAACAATATGATAATCGCATTTGTAAACACTATGGCTCAGCCGTTTATATTCCATACTCCAATTATACGAAGATATTGGAATGTTATCCATCTCTCGAGCTTACGCTCGGAGAATTCCAGAGGACTGGCTTAAATTTATAAAAATAGCAAGTTTTTCTTTTACAAAACCGTGAGGCTGCTGTATTAACTTAATAACATCTATTTCCTTCTTCGATTTATTGTTGCCTGTGTCTTTATTATCAAACATTTTTGAACCCCCTTGATTATTGACCTACTTTCGTTATTTGTTGCAATTTATTTTCTCAAATCATTCAACAACACCCATTCACCCGAAGATAGTTCATATTTCCAACTTGTCCAACCATTCGTTGAATATTTAGTATGGATGTTTTATATTCCCGATTTCAATCTTGTTCAATGTCAGGATACTGTTGGGGAGCCTTACCTATGCTCTCAATTACCGCAGGTTTCACTTTTTTCCCGTCAAACTCTTTAATTTCTTTAAGTTTTACAGTGAAATGCCATTCATCGCCGTAATCAAAGAGGAAAAGCAGTTTCTTGTCGATAACCGGGAATGCTTCGGATACGTGCGCTTTTTTTACGCCGATTGCATTGTTCGCGCCGGGCTCCCCGACATCCTTGAAAAGTTCATATACCTCATCGGATCTACCGAGCCTTTCAAAATTGTCATAGAAACCAAAGCAGTGGTCGAAACCGAATTCAAAAGCCTGCGTGATTATCTTAGCAAAATTATACAGCGTGGCATTGCCGTCTATCTGAATTACGCGGTTTGCTTTCTCGCCTTCAAAATTCTCGTAAGACACTTCAAAAATATAGCCTTTTGACATTTCACTTGCCCTTAATTAGCTCCAATCCTTTTTCTGTAGTCCTATACTTTTGTAAACGGCTGTTTGGTTTGTCCGGAACAGTCATTCCCAGCAATCCTTCCTGCAATAAAGGATTGATATATCT
This Elusimicrobiota bacterium DNA region includes the following protein-coding sequences:
- a CDS encoding plasmid pRiA4b ORF-3 family protein: MSKGYIFEVSYENFEGEKANRVIQIDGNATLYNFAKIITQAFEFGFDHCFGFYDNFERLGRSDEVYELFKDVGEPGANNAIGVKKAHVSEAFPVIDKKLLFLFDYGDEWHFTVKLKEIKEFDGKKVKPAVIESIGKAPQQYPDIEQD